Proteins encoded in a region of the Perca fluviatilis chromosome 8, GENO_Pfluv_1.0, whole genome shotgun sequence genome:
- the LOC120564312 gene encoding uncharacterized protein LOC120564312: MAEQQNITMRVIVSEGDIRKMTTKRPDTLDDLIGWLKGTLQANYSFTLQYQDPEFNNALCNLTNLSELPEKPTIKIIPMIELVPISGDTEPYSDTSSQADTEILSSSSLDRSFQWPEVFDVPKFSVDVEYRLRQGNLLYLRDGTYLKVTKELKHDILEKLAETMYAFKAYPAKEDFEAFAKALVQTHPCLKESGSSSGWNGWKNSLKFKMGNYRTKMRQLGRVDVTVNGGKRGRYTENGEPPHKGIKKPRKGEINFLPEYPEGRDDHNLEEARQVLVNEMMKTKPNGSLVKKEMDLTFALRRKEVVLNKPAISQMLHRWPALFTESQVCYEFTRVVGKSLQENFFDELDRFSPRLMDLFRKKKGLTGQLLAELLRQTKTTEPTDIRCLCLRGLPVILADDSSAFFKTCSDVTDKDSYSDTPVGILCLGQENTQLNPSRVGIILEGSVVMDELANLPQACPSFRT; the protein is encoded by the exons ATGGCTGAGCAACAGAATATAACCATGAGGGTTATTGTCTCAGAGGGAGATATAAGAAAGATGACCACAAAACGACCTGACACACTTGACGATTTGATTGGCTGGCTCAAAGGCACTCTCCAAGCGAACTATAGTTTCACCTTACAGTACCAAGATCCTGAATTTAACAATGCACTGTGTAACCTCACCAATCTCTCTGAGCTCCCAGAGAAGCCAACAATCAAAATCATCCCTATGATTGAGCTTGTACCAATCTCAGGAGACACTGAACCATATAGTGACACAAGCAGCCAGGCAGACACAGAGATCCTGTCCAGCTCCTCTCTGGACAGAAGTTTTCAGTGGCCAGAGGTATTTGACGTTCCCAAATTTTCGGTTGATGTTGAGTACAGACTTCGTCAAGGTAACCTGTTGTATCTCAGGGATGGAACCTATCTTAAGGTGACAAAAGAGTTGAAACATGATATCCTTGAGAAACTGGCTGAGACCATGTATGCATTTAAAGCATACCCAGCAAAGGAAGATTTTGAAGCCTTTGCAAAAGCCTTAGTACAAACCCACCCGTGTCTCAAAGAATCAGGGTCATCCTCCGGCTGGAATGGATGGAAGAACAGTCTGAAGTTCAAGATGGGTAATTATAGAACCAAAATGCGCCAGCTTGGACGAGTTGATGTCACTGTCAATGGTGGTAAACGTGGAAGGTACACTGAAAATGGCGAACCTCCTCACAAAGGCATAAAGAAGCCAAGGAAAGGGGAAATAAATTTCCTACCTGAATATCCAGAGGGGAGGGATGACCACAACCTGGAAGAAGCTCGCCAGGTTTTGGTCAATGAAATGATGAAGACAAAACCAAATGGGTCCCTTGTGAAGAAAGAAATGGACCTGACGTTTGCGCTTCGGAGAAAAGAAGTTGTCCTAAACAAGCCTGCCATCAGCCAGATGTTACATCGATGGCCAGCTCTTTTCACAGAAAGCCAG GTTTGTTACGAGTTCACCAGAGTGGTGGGGAAAAGTCTGCAAGAGAATTTCTTTGATGAACTTGACCGTTTCTCTCCAAGGCTGATGGACCTCTTTAGGAAGAAGAAAGGCCTGACCGGCCAGCTTTTGGCTGAGCTTTTACGTCAGACAAAG ACCACTGAGCCAACAGACATCAGGTGCCTATGTCTTCGGGGATTGCCTGTCATCTTGGCGGATGATTCTTCTGCCTTCTTCAAGACATGCTCT GATGTAACTGACAAGGACTCGTACAGTGACACTCCAGTGGGAATTCTCTGCCTTGGTCAAGAAAATACCCAGCTCAACCCATCCAGAGTAGGGATCATCTTGGAAGGGTCTGTGGTAATGGATGAACTGGCCAACCTGCCTCAGGCCTGTCCTTCTTTTCGGACTTAG